One region of Poecile atricapillus isolate bPoeAtr1 chromosome 8, bPoeAtr1.hap1, whole genome shotgun sequence genomic DNA includes:
- the PIGX gene encoding phosphatidylinositol-glycan biosynthesis class X protein, translating to MAGGRRGPVRVGAGLGALLCALHVQAACRDTTVTQELLKEGFHRDLLVKVELGEDAGGCAVAAQMHLPPGIYVDPYELATLQQHNLTKAVLFPDVVDLEAPEYLARDLLLLLFLEPDARCSRCFRAAVPVHARYHRPAQGTREALAVLESPEVLLCCCHSHLSAECWEPAEVDTPCPSDTSRPCQWHGAKHRPAYEELMLRVPVGLREHSSLVCALTLLTMGLCSGLILAAACKYGHFPQ from the exons atggcgggcgggcggcgggggccggTGCGGgtcggggccgggctgggcgcGCTGCTCTGCGCCCTCC ATGTGCAGGCAGCCTGTCGGGACACCACTGTCACACAGGAGCTACTGAAAGAGGGGTTTCACAG GGACCTGCTGGTGAAGGTAGAGCTCGGGGAGGATGCAGGAGGATGTGCAGTGGCAGCACAAATGCATCTGCCGCCGGGAATCTACGTGGATCCCTATGAGCTGGCAACGCTGCAGCAGCACAATCTAACAAAG GCAGTGTTATTTCCTGATGTCGTTGATCTGGAGGCTCCCGAGTACCTGGCCAGGGatcttctcctgctgctgttcctggagcCGGACGCGCGCTGTTCCCGCTGTTTCCGCGCTGCCGTGCCCGTGCACGCGCGGTACCACCGGCCGGCCCAGGGGACACGGGAAGCCTTGGCTGTTCTGGAGAGCCCAgaggtgctgctctgctgctgccaca GTCACCTGTCTGCAGAGTGCTGGGAACCTGCTGAAGTGGACACTCCCTGCCCATCTGACACCTCCAGGCCCTGTCAGTGGCATGGCGCAAAACACAGACCT gCATATGAGGAATTGATGCTGAGAGTTCCTGTGGGGCTCAGGGAGCACAGTTCCCTGGTGTGTGCCCTGACCCTGCTCACCAtggggctctgctctggccTGATCCTAGCTGCTGCCTGCAAGTATGGACACTTCCCACAGTGA